A portion of the Chloroflexota bacterium genome contains these proteins:
- a CDS encoding glycosyltransferase family 4 protein, translating to MKIALVSPYDFAFPGGVTVHIEQLAQEFIRQGHEAWIIAPSSQPADALPFDRFVRLGVPVPVPAGGSVARLSLSPWLLRNVRELLEREQFDVLHVHEPLTPLLPWLALHCSKTINVGTFHAYHGHSRIYPWAAPPLRHWFRKLHGRIAVSPLAKMFVERHFPGDYRVIPNGIDISRYHEGVEPFPQFLDGKVNILFVGRMEKRKGLKYLLMAYSRLKWQFPNLRLLVVGPGTPDKDSYRVLGEHSLGDVEFLGGVSQEDLVRFYRTADIFCSPATGKESFGIVLLEAMASGTPIVASRLEGFATVMEDGMQGLMAPPKDDEALAEALQRMIQDPTMRSAMGAFGERRAYEFRWERVAGQVLEYYEAVREEVEGNRPATAAV from the coding sequence ATGAAGATAGCCCTGGTTTCCCCGTATGACTTCGCCTTTCCGGGCGGGGTTACGGTCCACATAGAGCAGCTGGCGCAGGAGTTCATTCGCCAGGGGCATGAGGCCTGGATCATTGCGCCTTCCTCTCAGCCGGCTGATGCGCTTCCCTTCGACCGCTTTGTGCGGCTTGGCGTGCCGGTGCCGGTGCCGGCTGGGGGGTCGGTGGCGCGGCTGTCGCTGTCGCCGTGGCTGCTGCGGAACGTGCGGGAACTGCTGGAGCGGGAGCAGTTCGACGTGCTGCACGTGCATGAGCCGCTGACGCCGCTGCTGCCGTGGCTGGCGCTGCACTGCTCCAAGACCATCAACGTGGGGACGTTCCACGCGTACCACGGGCACAGCCGGATCTACCCGTGGGCGGCGCCGCCGCTGCGGCACTGGTTCAGGAAGCTGCACGGGCGCATTGCGGTGTCTCCGCTGGCGAAGATGTTTGTGGAGCGGCACTTTCCGGGCGACTACCGGGTGATCCCCAACGGCATCGACATCTCCCGGTACCACGAGGGGGTGGAGCCCTTTCCGCAGTTCCTGGACGGGAAGGTGAACATCCTGTTTGTGGGGCGGATGGAGAAGCGGAAGGGGCTGAAGTACCTGCTGATGGCCTACAGCCGGCTGAAGTGGCAGTTCCCGAACCTGCGGCTGCTGGTGGTGGGGCCGGGGACGCCGGACAAGGACAGCTACCGGGTGCTGGGCGAGCACAGCCTGGGGGACGTCGAGTTCCTGGGCGGGGTGTCGCAGGAGGACCTGGTGCGGTTCTACCGGACGGCGGACATCTTCTGCTCGCCGGCGACGGGGAAGGAGAGCTTTGGGATTGTGCTGCTGGAGGCGATGGCGTCCGGGACGCCGATTGTGGCGTCGCGGCTGGAGGGGTTCGCGACGGTGATGGAGGACGGGATGCAGGGGCTGATGGCGCCGCCGAAGGATGACGAGGCGCTGGCCGAGGCGCTGCAGCGGATGATCCAGGACCCGACGATGCGCTCCGCGATGGGGGCGTTTGGGGAGCGGCGGGCGTACGAGTTCCGCTGGGAGCGGGTGGCCGGGCAGGTGCTGGAGTACTACGAGGCCGTGCGGGAAGAGGTTGAGGGCAACCGGCCGGCGACGGCGGCGGTGTAG
- a CDS encoding CDP-alcohol phosphatidyltransferase family protein: MQIDRAKLRATVARYYEEPIARALIWARIGPNAVTLIGLALAGVTAYLIAIDWLLWGGLMLIVSGGLDSIDGAVARMSGKASSAGALLDSVVDRAAEGVVLFGVLWLAVESDDGTLALLTFVALLGSLLVSYVVARATALGSPRAVGLMTRPERVVALAVGLVTGFLTIAVAVIAVLATVTAVHRLWYGLSTLRAGADETPGA, translated from the coding sequence GTGCAGATAGACCGGGCGAAGCTGCGGGCAACCGTCGCGCGGTACTACGAGGAGCCGATAGCGCGGGCGCTGATATGGGCTCGCATCGGGCCGAACGCGGTGACGCTGATCGGGCTGGCGCTGGCGGGGGTGACGGCGTACCTGATCGCCATCGACTGGCTGCTGTGGGGCGGGCTGATGCTGATCGTGTCGGGCGGGCTGGACTCGATCGACGGGGCGGTGGCGCGGATGAGCGGGAAGGCGTCGAGCGCGGGTGCGCTGCTGGACTCGGTCGTCGACCGGGCGGCTGAGGGGGTCGTGCTGTTCGGCGTGCTGTGGCTGGCGGTCGAGTCGGACGACGGGACGCTGGCACTGCTGACGTTCGTCGCGCTGCTGGGGTCGCTGCTGGTGAGCTACGTGGTGGCGCGGGCGACGGCGCTGGGGTCACCGCGGGCGGTTGGGCTGATGACGCGGCCGGAGCGGGTTGTGGCGCTGGCGGTTGGGCTGGTGACGGGGTTCCTGACGATAGCGGTGGCGGTGATTGCGGTGCTGGCGACGGTGACGGCGGTACACCGGCTGTGGTACGGGTTGTCGACGCTGCGGGCGGGCGCCGACGAGACGCCGGGGGCGTAG
- a CDS encoding ABC-F family ATP-binding cassette domain-containing protein yields the protein MLFASDISKGFGDRSLFSGLTLNVDGGDRVALVGANGSGKTTLLDILSGEMAPESGSVSWRRGVTVGYLRQEPESFSGKALLDEVLAARAEAKALVAEIAEAHEALASETDIERQGELLERLAELDEALEAAGGEDREHEAKAILSGLGFKTSDFSRPMGEFSGGWVMRAGLARTLFRKPNLLLLDEPTNHLDLEANLWFERYLSGFRGGVVITSHDRAFLNQTATKVLAIEQDEVALFVGNYDEYLVARESALETKRAAAARQQREIKKQMRFVEAFRAKATKASQVQSRLKQLEKMEIIKLPRVTRKVRYSFPAPPRSGNEVISLRNVGKSYGAVEVYRGMELTLERGDRVALVGPNGAGKTTLLKILAGVEPIDAGERKTGHNVVTNYYAQHVLELLNARNTVIDELMQAAPRASEQNLRTILGGFLFSGDDVKKPIGVLSGGEKARVALAKLLLQPTNLLLMDEPTNHLDIASREALADALGDYHGTICFITHDRTLIRQAANKIIEIDGGRPTVYPGDYDGYLWRKQSEAGAREGVARGNGARGNGASSAAGDGRGQARTRTGKPISDDEVERRTLTSEARRLALAIERVNATLGEREGRISELEAAFARPELYKDPARVASSGEEYRALKAEAASLWAEWERLASEAEDVEGRLTALRGA from the coding sequence ATGTTATTTGCTTCTGACATATCGAAGGGGTTTGGGGATAGGTCGCTTTTTAGCGGGCTTACTTTGAATGTTGATGGTGGGGACCGGGTGGCGTTGGTGGGGGCCAATGGGTCCGGGAAGACTACGTTGCTGGATATTTTGTCGGGGGAGATGGCGCCGGAGTCGGGCAGCGTTTCGTGGCGGCGGGGGGTGACTGTCGGGTATTTGAGGCAGGAGCCGGAGTCGTTCAGCGGCAAGGCGCTGCTGGACGAGGTGCTAGCGGCGCGGGCGGAGGCGAAGGCGCTGGTGGCGGAGATCGCGGAGGCGCACGAGGCGCTGGCGTCGGAGACGGACATCGAGCGGCAGGGGGAGCTGCTGGAGCGGCTCGCGGAGCTCGACGAGGCGCTGGAGGCGGCGGGCGGCGAGGACCGGGAGCACGAGGCGAAGGCGATCCTGTCAGGGCTGGGGTTCAAGACGAGCGACTTCTCTCGGCCGATGGGCGAGTTCAGCGGCGGGTGGGTGATGCGGGCGGGGCTGGCGCGGACGCTGTTCCGTAAGCCGAATTTGCTGCTGCTCGACGAGCCGACGAACCACCTGGACCTGGAGGCGAACCTGTGGTTCGAGCGGTACCTGTCGGGGTTTCGGGGCGGGGTGGTGATCACGTCGCACGACCGGGCGTTTTTGAACCAGACGGCGACGAAGGTGCTGGCCATCGAGCAGGACGAGGTGGCGCTGTTCGTGGGGAACTACGACGAGTACCTGGTGGCGCGGGAGAGCGCGCTGGAGACGAAGCGCGCGGCGGCGGCTCGGCAGCAGCGCGAGATCAAGAAGCAGATGCGGTTTGTGGAGGCGTTCCGGGCGAAAGCGACGAAGGCGAGCCAGGTGCAGAGCCGGCTGAAGCAGCTGGAGAAGATGGAGATCATCAAGCTGCCCCGGGTGACGAGGAAGGTGCGGTACTCGTTCCCGGCGCCGCCCCGGAGCGGCAACGAGGTCATATCGCTGCGCAACGTGGGCAAGTCGTACGGGGCGGTCGAGGTGTACCGGGGGATGGAGCTGACGCTGGAGCGGGGGGACCGGGTGGCGCTGGTGGGGCCGAACGGGGCCGGAAAGACGACGCTGCTGAAGATCCTGGCGGGGGTCGAGCCGATCGACGCGGGGGAGCGGAAGACGGGGCACAACGTGGTCACGAACTACTACGCGCAGCACGTGCTGGAGCTGCTGAACGCGCGGAACACGGTCATCGACGAGCTGATGCAGGCGGCGCCTCGGGCGTCCGAGCAGAATTTGCGGACGATCCTGGGCGGGTTCCTGTTCAGCGGGGACGACGTGAAGAAGCCGATTGGGGTGCTGTCCGGCGGCGAGAAGGCGCGAGTGGCGCTGGCGAAGCTGCTGCTGCAGCCGACGAACCTGCTGCTGATGGACGAGCCGACGAACCACCTGGACATCGCGTCGCGGGAGGCGCTGGCGGACGCGCTGGGGGACTACCACGGGACGATCTGCTTCATCACGCACGACCGGACGCTGATCCGGCAGGCGGCGAACAAGATCATCGAGATCGACGGCGGTCGACCGACGGTGTACCCGGGCGACTACGACGGGTATTTGTGGCGGAAGCAGTCGGAGGCGGGCGCGCGCGAGGGCGTCGCGCGGGGGAACGGGGCGCGGGGGAACGGCGCGTCGAGCGCCGCCGGCGACGGGCGGGGGCAGGCGCGGACGCGGACGGGGAAGCCGATCAGCGACGACGAGGTGGAGCGGCGGACGCTGACGTCGGAGGCGCGGCGGCTGGCGCTGGCGATCGAGCGGGTGAACGCGACGCTGGGGGAGCGGGAGGGGCGGATCTCGGAGCTGGAGGCGGCGTTCGCGCGGCCGGAACTGTACAAGGACCCGGCGCGCGTGGCGTCGTCGGGGGAGGAGTACCGGGCACTGAAGGCGGAGGCGGCGTCGCTGTGGGCGGAGTGGGAGCGGCTGGCGTCGGAAGCGGAGGACGTCGAGGGGCGGCTGACGGCGCTGCGGGGGGCGTAG
- a CDS encoding DUF488 domain-containing protein, with amino-acid sequence MTTVFTIGHSNQSAEAFDALLAGHGIELLIDVRSKPYSRFRHFNTDRLSQRLVGSRIQYEHLPDLGGHPPEDEFYERGRVVYERVAMRRQFKRAIEQVMDLSEQFRLVLMCTEENPARCHRDPLLARELSERGIDVQHIRKDGSLEPANAMVTEPSPQMMLFAGTGEDSTWRSPKRIRPKGRQGQ; translated from the coding sequence GTGACAACCGTTTTTACAATTGGTCACTCCAATCAGTCGGCGGAGGCGTTCGACGCGTTGCTTGCTGGCCACGGGATAGAGCTCTTGATTGATGTTAGGTCGAAACCGTACAGCCGGTTTAGACACTTTAATACCGACAGGTTGAGTCAGCGGCTAGTTGGTTCCCGTATCCAGTATGAGCATTTGCCGGACTTGGGTGGGCACCCACCAGAGGATGAGTTTTACGAACGTGGTAGGGTTGTATATGAACGCGTCGCCATGAGGCGACAGTTCAAAAGGGCTATCGAGCAAGTTATGGACTTAAGTGAACAGTTTCGCCTTGTACTCATGTGTACAGAAGAAAATCCGGCGCGATGTCACCGCGATCCACTTTTGGCTCGAGAATTGTCTGAACGCGGAATCGACGTGCAACACATACGAAAAGATGGTTCATTAGAACCAGCCAATGCCATGGTGACAGAGCCAAGTCCGCAGATGATGCTCTTTGCCGGAACAGGAGAGGATTCTACGTGGCGTTCACCAAAGCGAATTCGACCAAAAGGCCGCCAAGGCCAATAG
- a CDS encoding class II aldolase/adducin family protein, which yields MAASAERNRGYSAGEWGARVELAAAYRLTHHFGMTTLIYNHITARAPDAEGQFLINEYGLGYDEVSASNLLKIDMDGNVLDEGKHRINYTGFVIHSAVHGARDDVSCVMHTHTPYGMAVSTLEEGLVPLQQEAYQFHDRVAYHEFEGVALDVEERERLVTDLGDKNAMILRNHGLLTVGSSVGEAWTRMWMLELACKVQVLAQSTGQAIRQAPVEAIEKTASLFDGANAALEWAWLLRRLDREDPGYKE from the coding sequence ATGGCGGCGTCTGCGGAGAGGAATCGAGGGTATTCGGCGGGGGAGTGGGGGGCCCGGGTGGAGCTGGCGGCGGCGTACCGGCTGACGCACCACTTCGGGATGACGACGCTCATCTACAACCACATCACCGCTCGGGCGCCGGACGCGGAGGGGCAGTTCCTCATCAATGAGTACGGGCTGGGGTACGACGAGGTGTCGGCGTCAAACCTGCTGAAGATCGACATGGACGGGAACGTGCTGGACGAGGGGAAGCACCGGATCAACTACACGGGCTTCGTGATCCACTCGGCGGTCCACGGGGCGCGGGACGACGTGTCGTGCGTGATGCATACGCACACGCCGTACGGGATGGCGGTGTCGACGCTGGAGGAGGGTTTGGTTCCGCTGCAGCAGGAGGCGTACCAGTTTCACGACCGGGTGGCGTACCACGAGTTCGAGGGGGTGGCGCTGGACGTGGAGGAGCGGGAGCGGCTGGTAACGGACCTGGGCGACAAGAACGCGATGATCCTGCGGAACCACGGGCTGCTGACGGTGGGGAGCAGCGTCGGCGAGGCGTGGACGCGGATGTGGATGCTGGAGCTGGCGTGCAAGGTGCAGGTGCTGGCGCAGAGCACGGGGCAGGCGATCCGGCAGGCGCCGGTGGAGGCGATTGAGAAGACGGCGTCGCTGTTTGACGGGGCGAACGCGGCGCTGGAGTGGGCGTGGCTGCTGCGGCGGCTGGACCGGGAGGACCCGGGGTACAAGGAGTAG